From Aneurinibacillus sp. REN35, a single genomic window includes:
- the lysA gene encoding diaminopimelate decarboxylase, translating into MYLHGTARVNSLGHLEIGGCDCTQLAEQYGTPLYVYDEWLIREKCRRYVRACKKSAIPFKIAYASKALSIKAICQIVQEEGLHIDVVSGGELYTALSVGFPPSRIHFHGSNKSEEEIEFALTADIGCFVVDNFYELTMLDRLAKKHQKIVPILLRIAPGVESGTHEYISTGRQDSKFGFDVATNQAYEAVNTALKLSSLHLLGLHSHIGSQIFDKKRFESVIVIMAKFLDTIRLSLSFTAEVLNVGGGLGIRYHQEDTPLSEEEYIQAIMDTVKESFQTINYPVPEIWIEPGRSIVGEAGTTLYKVGAIKEVPGICKYVSVDGGMTDNLRPALYQAKYEAMIVNKALCPDEETVTIAGKCCESGDILIKDVCVPKVQSGDLLAMFCTGAYGYSMASNYNRILRPPIIFVKDEKSTLVVERETYQDLLIREHGIYINNVY; encoded by the coding sequence TTGTATCTACATGGAACAGCACGTGTTAATTCTTTGGGACACTTAGAAATTGGCGGATGTGATTGCACACAGCTAGCAGAACAGTATGGTACACCATTATATGTGTACGATGAATGGCTGATCCGTGAGAAGTGTCGGCGATATGTACGTGCATGTAAAAAAAGTGCAATACCTTTTAAGATAGCGTATGCGAGCAAAGCTTTAAGTATCAAGGCAATCTGCCAAATCGTTCAAGAAGAAGGACTGCATATAGACGTTGTTTCTGGTGGTGAGCTTTATACAGCCCTTTCCGTTGGTTTCCCTCCAAGCCGCATTCACTTTCATGGAAGTAATAAATCAGAAGAAGAGATTGAATTTGCGCTAACGGCTGATATTGGATGTTTTGTTGTAGATAACTTTTACGAATTAACTATGCTAGATAGACTGGCGAAAAAGCATCAAAAAATCGTCCCAATTTTACTAAGGATTGCTCCAGGAGTCGAATCCGGCACCCATGAGTATATATCCACCGGACGTCAGGATTCAAAGTTCGGATTTGATGTAGCTACAAATCAAGCATATGAAGCGGTTAATACAGCATTAAAATTATCATCGCTTCATTTGCTGGGCCTTCATTCACACATTGGCTCGCAAATATTTGATAAAAAAAGGTTTGAATCTGTGATAGTAATTATGGCTAAGTTCCTTGATACTATACGTTTATCACTTTCTTTTACTGCGGAAGTTCTTAATGTAGGTGGCGGTTTGGGCATACGATACCATCAAGAGGATACGCCACTTTCCGAAGAAGAGTATATTCAAGCAATCATGGATACAGTAAAAGAATCCTTTCAAACCATTAACTATCCAGTACCGGAAATCTGGATTGAGCCGGGAAGAAGTATTGTAGGGGAAGCTGGTACCACGCTATATAAAGTAGGAGCCATCAAAGAAGTACCAGGAATTTGTAAATATGTTTCTGTAGACGGTGGAATGACAGATAATTTGCGTCCTGCTCTTTACCAAGCCAAATATGAAGCCATGATAGTTAATAAGGCTCTTTGTCCAGATGAAGAAACTGTTACGATAGCAGGGAAGTGTTGTGAATCAGGTGATATCTTAATAAAAGATGTATGTGTTCCCAAAGTACAATCTGGCGATTTATTAGCTATGTTCTGTACAGGTGCTTATGGTTATTCAATGGCAAGCAATTATAATCGAATCCTCCGCCCTCCTATTATTTTTGTTAAAGATGAAAAATCAACACTTGTTGTAGAAAGAGAAACGTATCAGGATTTACTCATAAGAGAACATGGGATTTATATCAATAATGTGTATTGA
- a CDS encoding amino acid ABC transporter ATP-binding protein — MNETIIEAKNVNKSFGSLHVLKNCSIAVAKSEVVVLIGASGSGKSTLLRCLNFLEKIDDGSIMIAGKQIDPKNQNINHIRERVGMVFQHFNLFPHMTVLENIIEAPIHVKKLNARLVIEYARQLLMKVGLSDKENAYPEHLSGGQKQRVAIARSLAMKPDIMLFDEPTSALDPELVGEVLSVMKNLAVEGMTMVVVTHEIGFAREMADRVVVMHNGSIIEEGVPDQIFQRPSHERTQHFLSKVL, encoded by the coding sequence ATGAATGAAACGATAATTGAAGCAAAGAATGTAAATAAATCCTTTGGCAGTCTGCATGTACTAAAGAACTGTAGTATAGCAGTGGCAAAAAGTGAAGTAGTGGTTCTTATAGGTGCTAGTGGATCAGGGAAAAGTACACTCCTTAGATGTCTGAATTTTCTTGAAAAAATTGATGATGGCAGTATTATGATTGCAGGAAAGCAGATTGATCCAAAAAACCAAAATATAAATCACATTCGGGAACGGGTAGGCATGGTCTTTCAGCATTTTAATCTATTTCCTCACATGACAGTGCTTGAAAACATTATTGAAGCACCCATCCATGTGAAAAAACTTAATGCAAGACTCGTAATAGAGTATGCTCGGCAGCTGCTCATGAAAGTTGGACTATCTGATAAGGAAAATGCTTATCCTGAACATTTATCTGGAGGACAAAAACAAAGAGTGGCGATTGCAAGATCCTTAGCTATGAAGCCGGATATTATGCTATTCGATGAACCGACATCAGCATTAGATCCTGAATTGGTTGGAGAAGTACTATCTGTTATGAAGAATTTAGCTGTAGAAGGAATGACAATGGTTGTAGTTACACATGAAATAGGATTTGCTAGAGAGATGGCAGATCGCGTTGTTGTTATGCATAATGGAAGTATTATCGAAGAAGGAGTACCGGATCAAATATTTCAACGACCTTCACATGAAAGAACACAACACTTTTTAAGTAAAGTTTTGTAA
- a CDS encoding amino acid ABC transporter permease has protein sequence MESFLQLLSETWFGFFKAAWFTVQMTATSLVIAIVIGLMFAFFRISQSKILVNIARVYIILIRGTPLILQIMVLYFGITKIIMLSDFWAGALALAIHNGAYIAEIFRGTIQSIDRGQMEAARSLGMKYSLAMRRIIMPQAFKRAIPPLGNQFIIGLKDSSLVGLIGYNELYLASQSTAARTFLQFEAYSIAGLYYLILVLFFTFILYKVEHRLDVGKGAVSS, from the coding sequence ATGGAGTCCTTTTTACAATTGCTTTCAGAAACATGGTTTGGTTTTTTTAAGGCGGCCTGGTTTACTGTTCAGATGACAGCAACTTCTTTGGTTATCGCGATCGTAATTGGATTAATGTTTGCTTTTTTTCGCATTTCTCAATCAAAAATATTAGTTAATATCGCAAGGGTTTATATTATTTTAATTCGTGGGACTCCACTGATTTTGCAAATAATGGTTCTGTATTTTGGTATTACAAAAATTATTATGCTAAGTGATTTTTGGGCCGGAGCATTAGCGCTTGCTATTCATAATGGAGCATATATTGCAGAGATATTTCGTGGCACAATTCAGTCGATTGATAGGGGGCAAATGGAAGCAGCGCGCTCACTTGGTATGAAGTATTCTTTAGCAATGCGAAGAATTATTATGCCACAGGCATTTAAGAGGGCTATCCCTCCTTTAGGAAATCAATTTATTATTGGCCTTAAAGATTCTTCGCTTGTAGGATTGATCGGCTACAACGAACTATATTTGGCTTCTCAATCTACAGCAGCACGAACATTTTTACAGTTTGAAGCTTATAGTATTGCGGGCCTCTACTATTTGATATTGGTATTGTTCTTTACCTTTATTCTTTATAAGGTAGAACATCGATTAGATGTAGGAAAGGGGGCTGTTAGTTCATGA
- a CDS encoding ABC transporter substrate-binding protein, with amino-acid sequence MQKKQVIIIGLCMLFIMFLFGCSSTTSTEKVNSKAEENSTQANKYKTITEGKLTFALSGMAKPYNYTDKDNTLVGFDVDIANEVAKRLGLEPMPVQTTWGSILQGLKAGKYDAIIGGMSITEERAKQVDFSQPYFLSQAAIFVNEKNSSGINTKEDLQGRVVGVVTASTYKDFAQELVGPNGKVREYETDIFALQELKNEGRVDAVITDLGVGQHAIQESNIPVKAVGQPVYVDKCGIPVQKGNKELLEAVNKALREMEADGTYLKISKKWFNRDMLAASN; translated from the coding sequence ATGCAAAAGAAGCAAGTAATAATAATCGGCTTATGCATGCTTTTCATTATGTTTTTATTTGGATGTAGTTCAACTACTTCAACAGAAAAGGTAAATTCTAAAGCGGAAGAGAACTCAACACAAGCGAATAAATACAAGACAATCACAGAAGGAAAATTAACCTTTGCTCTTAGTGGCATGGCAAAGCCTTATAATTATACTGACAAGGATAACACTCTGGTTGGTTTCGATGTAGATATTGCAAACGAGGTTGCTAAAAGGCTTGGACTTGAGCCTATGCCTGTTCAGACCACATGGGGTTCAATTTTACAGGGACTTAAAGCAGGAAAATACGATGCGATCATTGGCGGAATGTCTATAACTGAAGAGCGCGCAAAGCAGGTTGATTTTTCACAGCCATATTTTCTTTCCCAAGCAGCCATATTTGTAAATGAAAAAAATTCATCCGGTATAAATACAAAAGAAGATTTACAAGGCAGAGTAGTTGGAGTTGTAACAGCTTCTACGTACAAAGATTTTGCTCAGGAACTAGTGGGGCCTAATGGAAAAGTAAGAGAATATGAAACCGATATTTTTGCATTACAAGAGCTAAAAAATGAAGGACGGGTAGATGCTGTTATTACAGATCTTGGTGTAGGGCAACATGCAATCCAGGAAAGCAATATTCCTGTAAAAGCAGTAGGCCAGCCCGTGTATGTGGATAAGTGTGGAATACCTGTGCAAAAAGGAAACAAAGAATTATTAGAAGCAGTTAATAAGGCGCTCAGGGAGATGGAAGCAGACGGAACATACTTAAAGATTAGTAAAAAGTGGTTTAATCGGGATATGTTAGCCGCTTCAAACTAA
- a CDS encoding serine hydrolase: MEALEACILQLIKEAGGTWGIVIEDLDEDKQWRWNAGELFLAESLIKVPIMAAVFAAIEEKRIHLHEYVCVQKEEIVGGTGILQHLTPGIQMTIYDLLTLMIIQSDNTATNIIIELIGLENIRKTLMELEMKASQFHRKMMIYPAHIESKNVINAHDASILLKKIATGTFLSRHVCGQMVQILKKQQFCDGLPSMLPVQYTNLIGGIPKWKFASKSGWDDDRQHDIGILYIGQRTFTISVLSKGSDALRAKQALGKIGLAVFEYANLKK, encoded by the coding sequence GTGGAAGCACTAGAGGCTTGTATTTTACAGCTTATAAAGGAAGCAGGGGGAACATGGGGAATTGTGATTGAGGATCTAGATGAGGATAAGCAATGGAGATGGAATGCAGGAGAACTCTTCCTTGCTGAAAGCCTCATAAAAGTACCCATTATGGCTGCTGTCTTTGCAGCTATAGAAGAAAAAAGGATTCACTTACATGAATATGTATGTGTACAAAAAGAAGAGATAGTAGGAGGAACAGGTATTCTGCAACATTTGACTCCAGGTATTCAAATGACTATATATGATTTACTTACTTTAATGATTATACAAAGTGATAATACGGCAACCAATATAATAATTGAACTTATCGGTTTGGAAAACATTAGAAAAACCCTGATGGAACTAGAGATGAAAGCAAGTCAGTTTCACCGTAAAATGATGATTTATCCTGCTCATATAGAGAGTAAAAATGTAATCAATGCTCATGATGCGTCTATTTTATTAAAGAAAATTGCTACAGGGACCTTTCTCTCCCGCCATGTTTGCGGTCAGATGGTTCAAATTTTAAAAAAACAGCAATTTTGTGATGGATTACCATCCATGCTGCCCGTGCAGTACACAAATTTGATAGGGGGAATTCCAAAATGGAAATTCGCAAGTAAATCAGGATGGGATGACGACAGACAGCACGATATAGGAATCTTGTATATAGGACAAAGAACATTTACGATTTCGGTTTTATCAAAGGGAAGCGATGCTTTGCGAGCTAAACAGGCATTAGGCAAAATTGGATTGGCGGTCTTTGAGTATGCGAATTTGAAAAAATAG
- a CDS encoding N-acyl-D-amino-acid deacylase family protein translates to MFDFVIRNGMLCDGSGSPWTKIDIGVSDGKIRKIAKKMEDRGRHEINADGLVVSPGFIDPHSHSDLWCMTPKVHYIRALQGITTEVFGQDGISVAPVSEKTKSLWQKQLKGLNGDIGSWPWNTVEEYLSYLDQMKIVGNATYLIPHGAVRTLVMGFEGHAARDEEIRLMGELVEEGMRQGAFGISSGIQYPPCVYANKEELSEICKSTAKYDGCFMVHIRNESNLSLEALDEVIDVARISGVRLHVSHFKVCGNVNRNKFEIALEKLDAARAEGIEVTFDQYPYTAASTVFHAVLPPWMHDGGTEDMLTRLQDSSTREKIKWDMANNGEYDNTVKNNGWENIVIASVASEKNKEILGKSVMEIAKLWGKSPDEAAMDLLIEEEAAVTMIIHWGEDEDVINAMQHPLQMVGSDGVFGGKPHPRLYGSFPRVLGYYARDRKVFPIWEAIRRMTHAPAQLLRLQDRGMIREGYQADIVVFNPNTVMDQATYDDPLQECIGIEHVLINGEWTVRDGCFTGATAGRVIRRQLI, encoded by the coding sequence GTGTTTGATTTTGTGATTAGAAACGGTATGTTATGTGATGGCAGCGGAAGTCCATGGACAAAGATAGATATTGGAGTCTCTGATGGAAAGATAAGAAAAATAGCGAAAAAAATGGAGGATAGAGGGAGGCATGAAATAAATGCTGATGGCTTAGTGGTCTCACCAGGGTTTATCGATCCACATTCTCATTCCGACTTATGGTGTATGACACCAAAAGTGCACTATATCCGTGCTTTACAAGGCATTACAACAGAAGTATTTGGCCAAGATGGTATTTCTGTTGCACCTGTTTCTGAGAAAACAAAATCATTATGGCAGAAGCAGTTAAAAGGGCTAAATGGTGACATAGGGAGCTGGCCGTGGAATACCGTAGAAGAATATTTAAGTTATCTAGACCAAATGAAGATTGTCGGAAATGCTACGTATCTAATTCCTCATGGAGCTGTTCGTACATTAGTAATGGGATTTGAGGGACATGCGGCAAGGGATGAAGAAATACGCCTGATGGGCGAACTTGTTGAAGAAGGAATGAGACAAGGGGCGTTTGGCATTTCCTCGGGCATTCAATATCCGCCTTGTGTGTATGCAAATAAAGAAGAATTAAGTGAGATTTGTAAGAGCACAGCAAAATATGATGGTTGTTTTATGGTACATATTCGAAATGAAAGTAATCTCTCGCTTGAAGCATTGGATGAAGTAATTGATGTAGCACGAATTTCAGGAGTACGGCTTCATGTCTCCCATTTCAAAGTTTGTGGGAATGTGAACCGCAATAAATTTGAGATAGCGTTAGAAAAGTTAGATGCTGCTCGTGCAGAAGGAATCGAAGTTACATTTGATCAATATCCTTATACAGCTGCTTCTACTGTTTTTCATGCAGTTCTTCCTCCATGGATGCATGATGGAGGTACGGAAGATATGCTGACGCGACTTCAGGATTCTTCCACACGCGAAAAAATTAAATGGGATATGGCGAATAATGGGGAATACGATAACACCGTAAAAAATAATGGGTGGGAAAATATCGTTATCGCTTCGGTAGCATCAGAAAAAAATAAAGAAATACTGGGAAAAAGTGTAATGGAAATTGCGAAGTTGTGGGGAAAGAGTCCCGATGAGGCAGCAATGGATTTATTGATTGAAGAAGAGGCGGCTGTCACGATGATTATTCATTGGGGAGAAGATGAGGATGTGATCAATGCTATGCAGCACCCTTTACAAATGGTGGGGTCTGATGGAGTTTTTGGAGGCAAACCGCATCCTCGCCTTTATGGTTCCTTTCCGAGGGTGTTGGGATATTACGCTAGGGATAGGAAGGTTTTTCCGATTTGGGAAGCTATTCGCAGAATGACCCATGCTCCGGCACAGCTTTTGCGTCTGCAAGATCGTGGAATGATCCGTGAGGGATACCAAGCGGATATTGTTGTATTTAATCCAAATACTGTTATGGATCAAGCGACCTATGATGATCCGCTCCAGGAATGTATTGGTATTGAACATGTTTTAATTAATGGAGAATGGACCGTGAGAGATGGATGTTTTACAGGTGCTACAGCAGGACGGGTGATACGCAGACAGTTAATTTAA
- a CDS encoding helix-turn-helix domain-containing protein yields the protein MKIQVTLLAPFDFISEIIGESQNFPELHVKACSYQDISQTLELVQQNIETTDVFLFAGPIPYEITRQQVEVRKPMIYLPHTGTSLYRVFFQMFRDNRYKGKDHSIRLSIDILKKEEILDRLDELEISVDQLFIKEYQVNLTSSDIMAFHYDLWKKREVDVVLTCVASVYNELVSQGVPCYRIIPTKSTIRDCLQRVELEGRSSQLSETQLAIGIIWVDDFSMRRSSAEYEIQRKKLALQQVLIDYSEEIQALLNWSNRDEITFVTTHGVIEKSTHNFRAYPFLDEIVNRLGLKANIGIGFGKSANEAESKAREALSKAKSQGAGSCYVMMQDGDVSGPIGNNYQIRYSIRSDDPDLIKLAHEVGLSVGTLNKVISFCQSYGSCAISALDLSYAFGVTLRSARRILSKLEQGNLAEIVGEEQPISRGRPRQLYSINIGLLSGNT from the coding sequence ATGAAAATTCAAGTTACTTTACTCGCACCTTTTGACTTTATTTCAGAAATTATAGGTGAATCTCAAAATTTTCCTGAGTTACATGTAAAGGCATGCAGTTACCAAGATATAAGTCAAACATTAGAACTTGTACAACAAAATATCGAAACAACGGATGTATTTCTATTTGCTGGACCTATCCCATATGAGATAACTCGCCAACAAGTAGAAGTAAGAAAGCCTATGATTTATCTCCCTCATACGGGGACCAGCCTATATCGTGTCTTTTTTCAAATGTTTCGTGATAACAGATACAAAGGAAAAGACCATAGCATCAGACTCAGTATTGATATTTTGAAAAAAGAAGAAATTTTAGATAGGCTTGATGAATTAGAAATATCAGTTGACCAGTTATTTATCAAAGAATATCAAGTCAACCTTACATCCAGTGATATTATGGCGTTTCATTATGATTTGTGGAAAAAGCGAGAAGTCGACGTTGTACTTACATGTGTAGCATCTGTGTACAATGAATTAGTATCTCAAGGAGTACCTTGTTATAGGATTATACCGACTAAATCCACGATTAGAGATTGTCTACAAAGAGTTGAATTAGAGGGTAGAAGTTCCCAATTAAGTGAAACCCAGCTCGCTATTGGTATTATATGGGTTGATGATTTTTCCATGAGACGCAGTTCTGCTGAGTATGAAATCCAACGTAAAAAACTTGCTCTGCAGCAGGTTTTAATTGACTATAGCGAAGAGATCCAAGCGCTTCTCAATTGGTCAAACAGAGATGAAATCACTTTTGTTACTACACATGGTGTTATTGAAAAATCAACTCATAACTTTAGGGCATATCCATTCTTAGATGAGATTGTTAATCGTCTAGGTTTAAAGGCGAATATTGGAATCGGATTTGGAAAATCTGCTAACGAAGCTGAGAGTAAAGCCCGAGAAGCTTTATCTAAAGCTAAGTCTCAAGGTGCTGGAAGTTGTTACGTTATGATGCAGGATGGAGATGTTTCAGGACCGATAGGTAATAATTATCAAATACGTTATTCGATTCGTTCAGATGATCCGGATTTAATAAAGTTAGCTCACGAGGTTGGATTGAGTGTAGGAACATTAAATAAAGTTATCTCTTTTTGCCAAAGCTATGGAAGTTGTGCAATATCAGCTTTAGATTTATCGTATGCATTCGGAGTTACATTGAGGAGTGCACGGAGAATTTTAAGCAAATTAGAACAAGGAAACTTAGCTGAAATAGTAGGCGAAGAACAGCCTATAAGCAGAGGAAGACCTAGGCAATTATACAGCATAAATATTGGTTTACTATCAGGTAATACCTAA
- the mqnC gene encoding cyclic dehypoxanthinyl futalosine synthase, with amino-acid sequence MAIDQIVERALAGERLGLEDGLRLYESDEIEKLGHYANKIMEKWHPEPITTFVIGRNINYTNVCDTYCRFCAFYRAPGSKEGYVLSNEEVYQKIQETIDVQGTEILMQGGTNPNLPLSYYTDLLRGIKQRFPSIQMHSLSVAEIVKIAEVSNKSVEETIRLLHEAGLDSLPGAGAEILDDRTRRKISRLKGSWQEWIDVMKTANRVGMSSTATMVIGFGESMEERVLHLLRVRDAQDEMKAVGGPGFLAFISWTFQPDNTNMKGERQTPEQYLKNVAISRLMIDNIPNFQSSWVTMGPDIGKLSLQYGCNDFGSTMMEENVVSAAACTYKVNTNHILDLIREAGKIPAQRNTNYDILRVFEEGEKMETDFVMQN; translated from the coding sequence GTGGCGATTGACCAAATAGTAGAACGGGCGTTAGCGGGTGAACGGCTAGGACTGGAAGATGGCCTTCGTTTGTATGAAAGCGATGAAATAGAGAAATTAGGCCATTACGCAAACAAAATAATGGAAAAGTGGCATCCGGAGCCCATTACGACATTTGTGATCGGACGCAACATTAATTATACGAACGTGTGTGACACATATTGCCGCTTCTGCGCATTTTATCGTGCACCGGGCTCGAAGGAAGGCTATGTTCTATCTAATGAAGAGGTGTACCAAAAGATCCAGGAGACAATTGATGTGCAGGGAACGGAGATTCTGATGCAGGGCGGTACCAATCCGAATCTGCCGTTATCGTACTATACAGATCTACTGCGCGGAATTAAGCAGCGCTTTCCATCCATTCAGATGCACTCGTTGTCTGTAGCCGAAATCGTTAAGATTGCTGAAGTGTCGAATAAATCAGTAGAAGAGACAATTCGTCTTCTGCATGAAGCAGGACTTGATTCATTGCCGGGAGCAGGGGCGGAGATTCTTGATGATCGTACACGGAGAAAAATCAGCCGCCTGAAGGGATCTTGGCAGGAATGGATCGATGTAATGAAAACAGCGAATCGCGTAGGCATGTCTTCAACCGCCACAATGGTTATCGGATTCGGTGAATCGATGGAAGAACGTGTCCTGCATCTGCTGCGCGTACGTGACGCGCAGGATGAGATGAAAGCTGTCGGCGGTCCTGGCTTCCTGGCATTTATTTCATGGACGTTCCAACCGGATAATACGAACATGAAGGGCGAGCGGCAAACGCCGGAGCAGTATTTGAAAAATGTTGCCATCTCCCGCTTGATGATCGATAACATCCCGAACTTTCAGTCTTCCTGGGTAACGATGGGACCGGATATCGGCAAGCTTTCCCTACAGTACGGATGCAATGACTTCGGTTCGACCATGATGGAAGAAAATGTGGTCTCGGCCGCAGCTTGTACGTACAAAGTGAACACAAACCATATTCTTGACCTGATCCGTGAAGCCGGCAAGATCCCCGCCCAGCGCAATACGAATTATGACATTTTGCGCGTGTTCGAAGAAGGCGAGAAGATGGAGACTGATTTTGTAATGCAGAACTAA
- the dnaI gene encoding primosomal protein DnaI, with protein MQRMNKLLASYKLNGKYSFDEIVDDIARRPEVIELRKQHPEITTAHIARSLSRINQTIEEAEHCNRCPGLDACPNLLKGHQAMMDWTGVSIEVRHAPCRLYVLDRQQKEREKLIRTHHIPKEILSASFADLDMDAERVKSIRGLLQFCKDVNPGEPGTKGLYLYGPFGVGKSYLMGAAAKKLAERGIASLMVYTPDFFREIKDALGDNTVQEKINVLKEVPVLILDDIGAESLSPWARDEILGAILQYRVSENLPVLYTSNYTYEELQEHLAYSQKAGIEQLKAMRVMERIRYYTQAYEVNGMNRRIG; from the coding sequence ATGCAGCGGATGAATAAATTGCTTGCTTCATATAAGCTGAACGGGAAATATTCATTTGATGAAATTGTTGATGATATCGCCCGCAGGCCGGAGGTAATCGAGCTGCGTAAGCAGCATCCAGAAATTACTACCGCTCATATTGCCCGCTCGTTATCACGCATTAATCAAACGATTGAGGAAGCGGAGCACTGCAATCGCTGTCCAGGTTTGGATGCTTGTCCGAACTTATTGAAGGGTCATCAGGCGATGATGGATTGGACAGGAGTATCCATTGAGGTACGACATGCCCCCTGTCGACTGTATGTATTAGACCGCCAGCAGAAAGAACGGGAGAAGTTGATTCGTACCCATCACATTCCGAAAGAAATTTTATCCGCTTCGTTTGCGGACTTGGATATGGATGCGGAGCGGGTTAAGTCAATTCGGGGTCTGCTTCAGTTTTGTAAGGATGTGAATCCAGGGGAGCCAGGGACAAAGGGGCTGTATCTCTACGGGCCATTTGGTGTTGGCAAAAGCTATTTAATGGGGGCTGCCGCCAAAAAACTGGCGGAGCGGGGGATTGCCTCGCTGATGGTCTATACCCCTGACTTTTTTCGTGAAATTAAAGATGCTTTGGGCGACAATACAGTACAAGAGAAGATTAATGTGCTCAAAGAGGTGCCGGTCCTTATTCTTGATGATATTGGTGCAGAGTCATTATCACCCTGGGCCAGAGATGAAATTCTGGGTGCCATCCTGCAATACCGTGTCAGTGAGAATTTGCCTGTACTGTATACATCGAATTATACGTATGAGGAATTACAGGAACACTTGGCTTATTCACAAAAGGCAGGTATTGAGCAGCTAAAAGCGATGCGCGTCATGGAGCGTATTCGTTATTATACACAGGCGTATGAAGTAAATGGCATGAATCGAAGAATCGGCTAA